One Aphelocoma coerulescens isolate FSJ_1873_10779 chromosome 8, UR_Acoe_1.0, whole genome shotgun sequence genomic region harbors:
- the KIAA0040 gene encoding uncharacterized protein KIAA0040 homolog, giving the protein MQQKISSFFNSILELIRTKHEEGIFNTVCLAVLLGLPFVVLIAFIFICCHCCFCRQRRESTRKGGPSSNGQLHAERNKKKKKKKKQDEEDLWISAQPKLLLLDKRPSLPI; this is encoded by the coding sequence ATGCAGCAGAAGATTAGCTCTTTCTTTAATTCCATCTTGGAGCTCATCCGTACCAAGCATGAGGAAGGCATCTTCAACACCGTCTGCCTGGCCGTGCTGCTGGGTCTGCCCTTTGTTGTCCTCATCGCCTTCATCTTCatctgctgccactgctgcttctgcagaCAAAGGAGAGAAAGCACGAGGAAAGGTGGCCCCAGCAGCAATGGGCAGCTGCATGCTGAgaggaacaagaagaaaaagaagaagaagaagcaggaTGAAGAGGACCTGTGGATCTCGGCTCAGCCcaagctgctcctgctggacaAGAGACCCTCCTTGCCCATCTAG